One Nitrospira sp. DNA window includes the following coding sequences:
- a CDS encoding 2,3-bisphosphoglycerate-dependent phosphoglycerate mutase — protein MARLVLLRHGESQWNLENRFTGWVDVPLSPRGIEEATKAGEKLRGFTFNRAFTSVLTRANETLRLALEVIGQTSIPIEKDKALNERMYGELQGLNKAETAKKYGEDQVKIWRRSYDVRPPGGESLKDTAERVLPYYESKIKPFLLKDETILIAAHGNSLRALVMQLEQLSREQVLELNIPTGAPLLYELDTAGKVLSHKYL, from the coding sequence ATGGCTCGCTTGGTCCTGCTGCGTCATGGCGAATCGCAATGGAATCTGGAAAACCGCTTTACCGGGTGGGTCGATGTGCCCCTCTCCCCCCGGGGAATTGAGGAAGCCACGAAAGCCGGTGAGAAATTACGCGGCTTCACCTTCAACCGGGCCTTCACCTCCGTCCTGACGCGGGCGAATGAAACCCTGCGGCTGGCGCTGGAAGTCATCGGGCAAACCAGCATCCCCATCGAAAAAGACAAGGCGCTGAACGAGCGCATGTATGGGGAACTCCAAGGCCTCAACAAAGCGGAAACGGCCAAGAAGTACGGCGAGGATCAGGTCAAGATCTGGCGGCGCAGTTATGACGTCCGCCCGCCGGGGGGGGAGAGCTTGAAGGATACGGCCGAGCGGGTCCTGCCCTACTATGAAAGCAAGATTAAGCCCTTTCTCCTGAAGGACGAGACTATTCTCATCGCCGCGCACGGCAACAGCTTGCGCGCCCTGGTGATGCAGCTGGAACAACTCTCCCGTGAGCAGGTACTAGAGCTGAATATTCCGACCGGCGCGCCGTTGCTCTATGAGCTCGACACGGCGGGAAAAGTGTTGTCGCACAAGTATCTGTAA